The Leptospira saintgironsiae genome contains the following window.
CGTAGAGGCTGGAAACGGTAAAATCGGCGATTTGACTGACAGTGTTGCCCTTTTTTGCTTCCAATTTGATCCATCCAAAAATAGGTATACATTATACGCATTCAATATCATGCGAATCGGCGGATTTCTTACCGTCGTTATCCTTGCGGCGTTCTTATTCCGCTTTTGGAAGAAACAAAACTCGTCTAGTACAGTATAAATAAAGGAAGGAGTGATTTCGATCCGATGAACTGGTTCTCTCTTATTACGGCGACAAGCTTCATGCCGGTTCCAGCGACTAAAGAATCGGGAGATGTAGATAACCTCTATATCTTTCTTCTTGTTTCGGGCCTTATCTCTTTTATCATTCTCATTGGTGGAATGGTAATATTCATTTTCAAGTATAGAAGAAAAACTGAAGATCAGAAAAGTGCGTATATCACGCACAATACTCTTGCTGAGTTCCTTTGGTCCTTCATACCTTTCGTGATCATGATGGTCATCTTCGCTTGGGGATGGAGTGTATTTCATGATCTTCGCAGAGTCGGAGAGAAAGGTGATGTTGAAGTTCACGTAACTGCTCGTCAGTGGGCTTGGACTTTCAAATACGCGAATGATATCGAGATCAATAGCCCAACTGACAAAAAGTTGTTGGACGATCCGGATTCTACTCTTCTCAAACCTGAGATTGTAGTAGTTCCAGTTGGCAAAACCATTCGTTTTATTCTTACTTCTGATGACGTTCTACATAGCTTCTATGTTCCTGCATTCAGGAACAAAATGGATGCGGTTCCTGGCAGAAGAACAACTTTCACTTTCACTCCGATTGAGAAAGGGGACTTCACAGTATTCTGTACTGAATATTGCGGAACTAAACACTCCAATATGATGGCTACGATTCGTGTGGTGGACGGAGAACAATTCGCTGCTTGGCAGGCAGAAAAAATCGCTGCTAACGCGGGCGCTAACAACAAAGGACCTGCAGAAAGAGGTGAAGCTCTTTTCAAAGGAAGTCTTGGATGTAGCGGATGTCACTCCATCGACGGATCCAGAATTGTTGGACCAAGTTTCAAAGGTCTTTATGGTAATAAGAGAGACTTCGCAGACGGATCTTCTGTGACTGCGGATGACGCTTATATCAAACAATCCATCCTTGTTCCAACAGCTAAAATTGTAGCTGGATTTCCTCCTGCGATGTCTTCTTTCCAAGGAAGGATCAAAGAGGACGAGATCAAGGACATCATCGAATTCATTAAGACGCTTAAATAGGATTACGGACAATGGCCCACGAGCAACATAATTACCTGAATCACCAAAAGGGGATTTGGTCCTGGCTTACGACCTTAGATCATAAGCGTATCGGGATCATGTACTTTGTCGCGATCATGAGCTTCTTCTTTTTAGGAGGAGTTTTCGCTCTATTAGTTCGCGCTGAATTATTCACACCTGGAAAAACCCTTTTTTCCGCAGACGTTTATAACAGAATGATGACCTACCATGGAGCCATTATGGTGTTCATGGTAATCGTTCCTGGTATTCCTGCAATTTTCGGAAACTTCGTACTTCCGATCATGATAGGAGCAAAAGACGTAGCTTTCCCAAGATTGAACTTAATGAGCTGGTACATGCTGATGATCGGAGCTGCGATCACTGGCTCCACACTATTCTTGGAAAACGTAGATACTGGTTGGACCTTCTACACTCCATACTCTTCCATTAAGACTGGATTAGGAGTGATTCCGATGGTTCTTGGAGTATTCATTATTGGATTCTCTTCGATCCTGACTGGTTTGAACTTCATCGTTACTACTCATAAACTGAGAGCGCCTGGAATGACCATGAACAGAATTCCTCTCATGGTTTGGGCACTTTACTCAACTGCGATCCTGCAAGTATTGGCAACTCCAGTTCTTGCGATCACTCTGCTTCTACTTATTGCAGAGAAAACTCTCGGAGTGGGGATTTTCGATCCTCAATTGGGAGGAGATCCGGTTCTATTCCAGCACTTCTTCTGGTTCTATTCTCACCCTGCAGTTTATATCATGATTCTTCCTGCGATGGGAGTGATCTCCGAGTTGGTTGCTACTTACTCTCGTAAAGTAATCTTCGGATATACTGCAATCGCTTACTCTTCCTTAGCGATCGCTGGGGTTTCCTTCTTAGTATGGGGACACCACATGTTCGTTTCTGGACAATCTGAGTTTGCGGGAGTTCTGTTCTCCTTCATTACAATGCTTGTAGGGGTTCCTACAGCGATCAAATTGTTCAACTGGATCGCAACCATGTATAAAGGAAGTATCCGTCTGGATGCTCCGATGTTATTTGCGATCGGGTTCATGTTCTTATTCACCATCGGTGGTTTGACTGGAGTGTATCTGGCTTCTACTGGTATGGATATTCACTTCCACGATACTTACTTCGTGGTGGCTCACTTCCATTACGTGATGGTTGGTGGAACTTTGATGGCTCTTATGGGAGCATTGATCTACTGGTTCCCTAAAGTTACCGGTAAAATCTATAGCGATTTAGTCGGAAGAATTTCCTGGGTGTTTATCTTTACTGGATTTAACGTTACCTTCTTTCCTCAATTCATCTTGGGAAATATGGGAATGCCTCGTAGATACTACGACTATCTTCCTACATTCACCGAATTAAACCAAATGTCCACTTTTGGATCTTGGTTGATCGGAACAGGATTCTTGGTTGGACTTTACGGAGTGATTTACGCACTTCTTAAAGGAAAAGAAGCAGGAAACAATCCATTCGGAGGAAAAACTCTGGAATGGACCACTGCTTCTCCTCCACCTCATGAAAATTTTGAATCGACCCCAGTACTAACCGGAGGGCCTTATGAGTACCGCTAATCACTCAGGTGGTTTTCATCACGCACATCATTTCGATAGCGCAGAACATCAATACGATGCATCCAAACAAGGAATCTGGTTATTCCTTGTTACAGAAATTCTAATGTTCGGTGGATTATTCGTAGGATATTCTATCTACCATTCTCTATACCCTCAAGTTTTCCACGCAGGAAGTAAGCAGCTTTCTGTAGTTTTGGGAGCTTTGAACACAGTAGTTCTTCTATTCAGCTCATTCACTATGGCTCTTGGAATCAACTATGTGCAAAGAGGTCTTAGAAACAAAGCGATCATCGCTCTTGCAGTGACTATCGCTTGTGCTGCGATCTTCATGGTCGTAAAGTTTTTCGAATACACTCACAAGTTCCATGTAGGTACTGTTCCTGGAAAATACGCTTACACTGAAGAGTTAAGCGCTTCCGGCGAGAAGGTAACTAAAGTAGGAGCTCTACTTGCAGAGGCTAATAAACTTAGCGTAGTAGAAAGAGAGCACAAACTTCATCTGGACGAAACTGAATTCGAACACCTGACTCTTTTGGAAAAAACCAAAAACTGGCCTTTGTTCTTCGGATTCTATTTTGTAATGTCCGGTATTCACGGTTTGCACGTTCTTGCAGGTGCATTCCTTATCTTCTGGGTACTTTTGAAAGTGATCAAAAACCAAGTTGGTCCTGAATATTACACTCCTGTAGAAGGTGTGGGTCTATTCTGGCACGTGGTAGACTTGATCTGGATTTACCTCTTCCCTCTTCTTTATCTGGTGGGATAAGTAAGTCCATATCGCAAGCAAGCAACCGAAAGGTTGTTTGAAAAAAGCCGGGGTTTCTCTCCGGCTTTTTTATTTTCTGCCTGAATACACCGCGTAAAAAAACTGCGAAGAAACGGCGAATCCTGCCGATATTTGAAGAGAGACAAGTTTTCCCGGACGCAATATGCAAAATATAGATTATTCCAGAAGACTGAGACAATCCGGAACCAGAGGTCCGGCTCCACGTCAGGGAGAGTCTTTTCCAACCGTGCAAACAATCCAGCATGTGAGGGGAGGAAATTCTCCGATCCGTTCTTTTCCAAGTTCCAGATCCATCTTTTTGGTTTTGGTGGGAGCAATTTCTCTTTTTACTGGTGGGGTAGTAGTCGGTCTTAGATTGGATCAGAAGGAGCAAGCATTTGCTCAAAACGAAACCCAGTCTTTTTATAATGCAGGAAAAAGTGTAAGAACGGAACAATCCGTAGAAGAGAGAGAAAATTCTTCTGCTGAAGCAGTAAGCTCAAATACAGCAGAAAATTCTGCTGAAACTTCTTCTTCCCAAAATTCTAATCGAAATCCTGGACTCAAATTTCCAGCCAGATCGGATAAGGAAAATTATTTCCTATCTATCCCAACTGAGGATTCTGTTGAAGCGATGGAAATTGGAAAAAAATTGCTAAGAGCAAAACCTGAATTCCAAGGAAGATTTTTCAGATCCAAAGACGGAGAATTATTCTTAGGATATTTTTACGGAAAAGAAGAAGCTACCAAGGCCCTGGAATCCATTCGTCCTCTGAACGATCCGATTTTTCACAAAACATCCATTCACAAACTTCAATTTTGATCTAAATTTTCGAACTATCTTCAGTCTAGAACGATTCCTTATTTTTTCCTTGACTTTGCCCCAAAATTTGCTATATTTTTGGGCAGAGTTTTAACGGAAGTCTTAATACTAATTGGCTGGCAAAAAGAAACAATCTGGCTACGATCATGGCGTAGGCGATTACGTCGTATATCCGATCCACGGGGTAGGTGAAATCACCGAAATCTCCAAAAAGGTTATCCTGGGAAAGAAAAAAGAGTGCTACGTAATGGAAATCCAGGGTAGCAAGATGAAGGTGATGATCCCGGTCGATAAAGCAAAGCAGGTCGGAATTCGACCGATTATCGACAAGAAGGATATCAAAAAAGTTATCAATCTACTCAAGAAAGACGAGGTCGATACTGAAGAGGACTGGAAGATCAGGTACCAAAACAACCTGAACAAAATAAAGTCCGGATCGATCTTCGAAGTGGCGGATGTGTGCAGGAATTTATTCCGCAGGGCAAATGGTAAAGAACTGTCCATCATGGAACGTAAATTGTACGAAAGTGCGTACAATCTAGTGAAGATGGAAGTCGCCCTAAGTAAAGGAGTTTCCCAAGAAGAAGCTGGGAACCTTGTGTCAGATGTTTTAGCTAGTACATTCGCTCCGGGAGAAAGAGTTCCCGTAGCTGCAGTCGACATAGACGAAGAATAATTTCCGATAAAACTCGAATCTTATTTAAAAGGATTTGAGTTATGGCGTATTTTTATAAAGGTCTAACGGCCGTCCTACTCTCCTTAGTGTCGTTCTTTGTAACGCAAAAACAAACTCAAGAGTTTGTATTTTCAGGCTCTAGTGCTGGGCTTGTACTCGTAATTTCTCTCGTACTTTTGTTCGGTGAAACTAAACTATTTCCAAAACTTCGCGGAGACGTTATTTTTTGTGTAGGTGTGGGTGCATTATTAGGATTTGCCCTAGCTTGGTTTATTGGAACGATTATTCGTTTTGAGGAATTGAATCTTGCATTGTACCTGATCCTAGGCCTCTTCGGAGCTAGAGCAGGTAAGTCGTTCGCAAAAGAGCCTGGCCTTTCTGTATTCGGAGGCGGGGGTGGAGGATCTTCCTTGGTGGATCCTTTCGGCGTAGCTTCTATAGGTAAAGATGAAGTCAGAGATAAAATTCTAGATACTTCCGTCGTTATCGACGGAAGAATATTAGATATTGCTGATACACATTTTATCGATGGTCCGCTTATTCTACCTAACTTTGTGTTAAGAGAGATCCAGCTTATTAGTGACTCTTCTGACCCGATCAAAAGAGCAAGAGGACGCCGTGGTTTGGAGATGTTGAACAAACTCCAAAGAAAAGGTTCTATCGAAGTTAAGATCACTTACAAAGATTATTCTGACACTAGAGAAGTTGACGCTAAGTTGATCAAACTTGCTAGGGACACCGGTGGAAAGATCGTAACTAACGACTTCAACTTGAACAAAGTTGCAGAACTCCAAGGAGTGAAAGTTCTCAATCTGAACACCTTGGCTAACGCATTAAAACCTGTTGTTCTTCCTGGTGAAGAATTGGCTATCCAAGTCATTAAAGAAGGAAAGGACGAAAACCAAGGTATCGGCTATTTAGAAGACGGAACCATGGTAGTGATAGAGAACGGCGGACATCTAGTTGGTAAAGAAGTGAAAGTTACTGTTACTTCTATCATCCAAACTGCTGCTGGAAAAATGATATTCACCAAAGCTAATGGAAACAGTGGCTTTGACAAAGGTGAACGCGCCCCTGAAAAAGAAAACAGAGGTGGTAAGGGCGGAGAACGCGGAGAAGATCGTGGAAATAGATACGATCGTGGTGACCGAGGAAACGAGGAAAGAGGCAATCGTAAAGATTACCAAAACAAAAACCAGAACCGTAGCAATTTCCAAGACAGAGGCGATAAAGGCGAGGGTCGTGGAGATGATTTCGGAAATCGTAAAGACGTCCAAGATCAGCAGCAACAGCAGCAATAACCGGTCGCTAAAGTGACAGAATACGGGTTGGATTAGGAATTGCCTTCAAATTCGACCCGGTTCCGAATTGACGGTATCCTTACCCGAAAAAAAATTGAAATACGATCTCAATAAGGAGAGCCAAATGCAGGCCCAGACGCAAGTGAAGGGACTGAAGGAGCTCGGTATAGAGCCCTCCGAAGTCTTCCATAACCTTTCATACGACGAAATTTTCGAACACGAAAAGAATAACGGGGAAACTGTCCTTTCCTCTAACGGAACCATGATGGTGGATACCGGTATTTTCACCGGACGTTCTCCAAAAGATAAATACTTCGTAGACGAACCTTCTTCTAACAAGAATATCTGGTGGTCTCATATTAACTTTAAAGCTTCCGAAGCAGTTTTCGAAGAGCTTTATCAAAAATGTGTAAACTATCTTAGCGGAAAAAAACTCTATGTATTCGACGGATACGCAGGAGCAAACCCTGAGACCAGAATTGGTCTTCGTGTAGTTTCCGAAAAAGCATGGCAGCACCATTTCTGCACCAACATGTTCCTTCGCCCTAGCAAGGAAGAGTTGGCTAATCTTCTTCCTGAATTCACTATCATCAACGCTTGCGGAGTGAAGAACGAAAAATACAAAGAGCATGGTCTGAACTCAGAAGTATTCGTGATCTTCAACCTTGCAAAAAAACTTTGTATCATCGGTGGAACCGAGTACGGCGGAGAAATGAAGAAAGGTATCTTCTCTGTAATGAACTATAAGTTACCATTACAGGGAATCGTTTCTATGCATTGTTCCGCAAATATCGGAAACAAAGACGGAGACACTGCTCTGTTCTTCGGACTTTCCGGAACTGGTAAGACTACTCTTTCCACTGACCCGAACCGTAAACTGATCGGGGACGATGAGCATGGTTGGGACGATAACGGAATTTTCAATATCGAAGGCGGTTGTTACGCGAAAGTGATCAACCTTGATCCTAAAACAGAGCCAGAAATTTTCGAAGCGATTAAAAGAGACGCTCTTTTAGAGAACGTAGTTTTCGATGAAAAAACGAAAGTTGTAGATTATACTTCCGCTGCTAAAACCGAAAACACCAGAGTTTCCTACCCGATCTACCATATCAAAAACATCCAAGTTCCTTCTAAAGGTGGCCATCCTAAAGTGATCATCTTCTTGACTTACGATGCATTCGGAGTTCTTCCTCCAGTGTCTCGTCTGTCTATCGAACAAGCGATGTATCACTTCCTTTCTGGTTACACTGCGAAAGTTGCGGGAACTGAAAGAGGTGTTAAAGAGCCTACCGCTACATTCTCAGCTTGTTTCGGAGCTGCGTTCATGACACTTCACCCAACTGTTTATGCTCAGTTATTAGGTGAGAAGATGCGTAAACATAATGTTCGCGCATACATGATGAACACAGGACTTGTTGGTGGAGCTTACGGAACTGGTAAGAGGATGAATCTTCCTTCTACTCGTAAAATTATCGACGAGATCATGAACGGAAACATCGACAAAGCTGAATTCATTAAGCATCCGATCTTCCAAGTAGAATATCCTAAAACCGTAGAAGGTGTAGATAGTTCTATCCTGGATCCTCGTGAGGCTTGGACTGATAAAGCTGCTTACGATGAGTCTTCTAAAAAGCTTGCTGGCATGTTTATTGAGAACTTCAAAAAATATGTAGAAGGCTCTAAAGACTTCGACTTCACAGCGTTCGGACCTCAAATATAGGCTGATCTTTAAAAAGTCGGATCTATTTCCGGAGGAGTAAGTGGGATTTTCCCCTTACTCCTTTTTTATGCCCTCGCGGCGTCGGTAAGTTGTTGACAAGACGTTGTGCGGCGCATAATCATCTTACAATACATAGGGATCAAAAGTATGGAAAAGGAAATCAAAGAAGCACTGAATTTCGCGATCGGAGCGGCAAAAACCCTGAGAGAACAAGCGGACAGTATTCTTTTAAAAGTGGAAAAAGAATTTAAAGAACTCTCCACAAAAGGTTCTCAAGACCAAAGCGATGTTGCAAATAATCTTAGAAAGTATATCGAAGACGCATTACGTTCTGTGGAAGGACTTGCTGGCCAAGTTAATTCTAAAGTAGAAGAAGCTAAAAAAGAATTCGGTAAGAAAAACTCTAACGACTGAGATATCACCTCTTTTCGTTTATCCTGCCCCGCCTATCCAAATCAATTTATAAGATTAAAGCCTGGGATCATCTGATTCCAGGCCCAACCATTTCGCCAATCTTTCTTTGAAAGAGATGGGAGGTGGACTTTCCATATCCAGCTCGAAAGAAGTATTCCATAAAGAGATATTCTGTTCGAATTTGATCTTTAGAATTTTATGAATAGTTTCTCTTGAGCCATTAAACCATTCAGAAGAAGGGATCCCTTTTTCTGTTAGATAACCTTCGATTAGATCAATACTTCTATAATCAGAAGAAAGAGAAGAATAAGAAAAAGAATCATCTGCAAATTCGGAAAATATATTCTCCCATTCATCTGCAAAATTTCTTTCTTTGTTCCTACAATCGTAGGCTTGGCAGATGGATGCTCCATAAAAGGAATAATTCTGGCTACGTGGATCTCCCGTATAAATAGGATGGATCATACATCCAATTCTACTTCTGACTTTGACGTCCGGAGAAGTTCCGCTCACTTCTTCTGTAAGCATTCCTAAGAAGGGACAATTATAGGTGAGTGGGTCTTTCTTAATGTAATTTTTTTCTGCTTCTTCCCGAACCTTTCTGAATTCAGCCATCGTATATGGTTTGGAGAAGTCGACAGATTCTTTGAAAGTTTCAGTTCTATCTTTTAAGAGAGTTCTGAACTGATCCGGCTTTAATTCTAGATTGAATAATCCGCAGCAGGCTCCGCAAGAAAACGGAACGTCCGCAGAAGGTTGGCAAAGCCCCACTTATAAACCGCCGTGAGGCAGATTCCCAGGCTTAGAAGGAAGAAATCCTAAAAACGAGAGTTCCAATTCTTTTGTTTCAGGATTTTCTACTATATTGCAGTTCAGAGGGAAGATCTGCATTCTATCTTCGTGGAAAACAATTACCTTTCCTCTATACTTTTCGATCTGTTCTCCAATAAAGTCTTGTTTGATCATAGGAGCGGCAACTAAAGAAGATTCGGATTTTATTCCGCGGAAGAATAGATGATTGTTCGAGTTGGTAGAAACTAAGAAGATACTGATCCTCTCCAATTCCTCTAACTCTGTAAGAAGATTTTCAAAATAATACTGGAATGTGATCAGATATCCGTCTGCGGATTCTGGCTGGATCTGACCTTTTGAATACAGATCGATCCATTGGATCATCTTGGAGATCGTATCTTTGTTCGCAAAAAGTATTTCAGGAAGATCAGTAACTACAGGAGTGATCTCTAACTTTCTGAAATCATGAAGGCATTGGAACATCAGTTCCCACCATCTCTCAGTATTATATGCATCGTCCGGATTGTTAGGGATATATTTTCCTAAAGAGTGATTCTGATGATCGCTAAATAAGATCCCTCCAATCACCTTGGAAAATTCCTCAAATGCAAAGATCAAGTGTTCCATCAATTGATAGGAAGTAAGTGCTTCTTCTTTCTGTTTTTCAGTGAACTTGTAATAAGACGCTGCAATCGGATTTGGATAAAATTTGAATATTAAAGAAGGATTAATGATCTTATGGACTGGTTTTCCTTTTGTAGGATCGGAAACTACCCTGATGACCGGTTGTCCATGTAAGCTATAATTGGTCCAAGTAAGATCGCTTGGATCATAATTTCTTCTAGCGTGTTCCTTTGCTAAATACAAAGACTCGCCTATACTTTTATCTGCAAATAAGTTCGTATAGAATTGGATCGTGAAATCGATCGTATTCTGATTGTCTGCGATTTCCCAATTGGTCCCGATAAAACTTTTTATTCCGGACATCAAAAAGGATCCTGCAAAATTGTTCATTAGATCTGCGTTCAGATTTCTAGTCGCACTTTTGTTGGATTGGCAAGAGTTAGAGAACACCATATCTGTATTAAATCCAGAGTTTTTGATCTCTCTTGCTTTTAGGATTTTTCCTTCAGAGATCAGCCATCCGTTTTCTAAAGGATCATCGGAAAAATATAAATGTCCTGAGTAATGGATGATATTCTTTCCTTTGATGAGAGAAAGAAGTTTTAATTTAGTAACTTGGCGTCCGCCTATAAATTCGATTTCTAATCTAGAACTTGGTACCTTCTCACTTAGAACCCTAAAGATCTGTTCTCCTTCTTTCTGAGCCCATTCTAGATCTTCGGTTGGATCCGCGATGATAAGCATGCGGAGCTTCTCCTTTTCTTTGAATGCACCGCTGCTTGATTCTCCTCTTACAGTTTTTCCTATGTAAAATTTATCTGAGAGAAAACAAGTGCCGTCATGTAGGAGCTCCCACGGGATCACTCCTAGTTTAGGATCTATATTAAAGTGAAGGTATTTTTCAGTAGTAAGTCTGAGTTTTTCTTGGATAGCTGTTGGAAAAAACTGATCGTAGAAAGTTTCTCCCAGGATCTTTAGATCATGAAGAATATCAGTTTCTAGAGTTGGGGTATGCCCTGATTTTTGGTGGATCGCAACGGAAACTCGAACTAAGTTTTCGATTTCCTTAATATACTCTAGGATTAGATCTTCGTCCATAGTGGACTGAAGATGTGATTCTGATCCGCTGCCGGAACTATCCAGAATATTGAATACGTTTACGGCACCGACTCTGTCTATGATTAGGTTCAGCATTGGATCTAAAAACTGCGCCTAAGAAGTTTCCTCGCCGTGACATAAGAGTCAGGAAGGAAACTGGTTACAACGCTCTTAATCCAAAAGGATAAAGAGATCTATGGATTTAGACAAGTCTTTTCCCTGAAACTCTACTGTGTACTTTCCTTCTCTCAATCCGGAGAAATTAGTGATCCCTTCGGAGTTGAATTGGTTAGAAAGTATGAATCTTCCGTCCTTAGAAAGATTTACTCTTTGGAAATCTTCCGGTCTTGGACATTCGATTTTGACACTTAAGTAAGCAGTTTCTTCAGTTTCTTGTACGACTTGGTAAGTGAACTTGCAGTCCTTATCCATTTTTTCTTCAAATACAATGAACTCGGAAGAAGAAGGCGATTTTGCTACTGCAGAACGCATAGCAGGCGCATAATCTACACGAGTGTTGATTTGAAGAGTTTCAATTAAGCTTCCGAAAAGTTGTGCTCCGGATTTTCCTAATTTAACTACGATGGATTCTTTTCCTTGTGCCTTACGGGCTAATTCCATTTCCACATATCTTTTCAGATATTCCGGAAAAGGTTTAACCTGCCAGCCTTCGTTTAGTTCGGCCTTATTCAGATCCAAATCCTCTTGGAAGGATTGGAAAGAATGTGTACGTGAAGCTGAATCGAAGTAGGACTCACCGGCAGCTTTTAGGGTAGCCTGGAGCGCTTCTTCCATTCTAATAAGTTCGTTTTGTAGTTCGGTGTCTTTTTCTAGTTTAGTCAGAACTTCAGGTTTCCCTTCAAATAGTGACTGGATTATTTCTGGCACCGAGTTTTCGCGGTTGGATTCCATTTGAGTAAGATTCTCCAATAGGTTTTAAGACGATTCTTTCTACTCAGACAATTCCGAAAATTTGAGTTTTTTTTGTATTTTTTCGATCAATCTAAGTAATGTAACGCTCACATTCCCCTCGGTTATCCCTAAAAGGTCAGCAACCTCTCGATACGGGGTCCTAGCTAGGAAATGGCCTTTTTTGCGCTTTTCTAATAGTTTTTTGCGTTGTTCGTATTTCTTCTTTAATGCTTGGGAAGTTTTATCTATTTCTTGAGGAAGTAATGGAGCTTTCTTAACAGTTACAGTCTGCTTTTCTTTCAGCTCTAAAATATTTAAATATAGAGACGTAATCTTGTCTTCCATACGGATATTCTCTTCTTCCCGCTTAGAAAGTTCAGAGCGAAGACCCAAAATTTTCTTTTTAATTTCCTCTACACCCAGGTTTGTTTTTTCGATCAGGAATTGGATCTCTTCCTCGTCTAGGTTGAGGTAATATATATAAGAAAGTTTGAAAATAACTCTCTTTTCTACGCCTATCTCCCCCAAAACTTGGTGGAAATGTTTGGTCAGCTCTTGGGCTTCTTCTATTAAATCAGGGCGAAGATCAGGCTCATCTTCGATAGTTGCGTATTCTTTTCCTTCCTTGTTGATCTTTCCAAGGTTGGTCATTTTCAGCTCTCGTTTGGTTCTTTGCCAATCGATGAGCATATTACGTAGAACAGAGTAAAACCATGTTCTAAAACTTGATTTACCTTTGAAGCTAGAGAATCTCGCTCCGGTTTTCAGTCTTTCGAACGCGTATAGGAAGAAGTCTCCGGCGTCATCTTCACTTAGGTGAAAGATCTTCATCGGAAAATTGTAAATATCTTCGGAATAGGACTCGAAGAATAACTTGAGAGCGGCCTCGTCTCCTTCCCCGCAACGGGTAACTAGGTCGAGGGTTTTATCCTTTGACAAATTCATTCTTTATGTAACCTTGCACCTGAGAGCCAACGATATGAGACGTAGTATATCCCTCGGAATTATCTTGGCCGCGTTCCATCTAAGCACCTTTGCGCAAAACGATAAAGTAATAAATTTTCTTTTCCCGGTGAAAACAGACGGAATCGAAAATAAGGTCACCTCAGTGTTCGGAGAATCCCGGGGGGACC
Protein-coding sequences here:
- a CDS encoding sigma-70 family RNA polymerase sigma factor encodes the protein MNLSKDKTLDLVTRCGEGDEAALKLFFESYSEDIYNFPMKIFHLSEDDAGDFFLYAFERLKTGARFSSFKGKSSFRTWFYSVLRNMLIDWQRTKRELKMTNLGKINKEGKEYATIEDEPDLRPDLIEEAQELTKHFHQVLGEIGVEKRVIFKLSYIYYLNLDEEEIQFLIEKTNLGVEEIKKKILGLRSELSKREEENIRMEDKITSLYLNILELKEKQTVTVKKAPLLPQEIDKTSQALKKKYEQRKKLLEKRKKGHFLARTPYREVADLLGITEGNVSVTLLRLIEKIQKKLKFSELSE
- a CDS encoding CHAT domain-containing protein translates to MLNLIIDRVGAVNVFNILDSSGSGSESHLQSTMDEDLILEYIKEIENLVRVSVAIHQKSGHTPTLETDILHDLKILGETFYDQFFPTAIQEKLRLTTEKYLHFNIDPKLGVIPWELLHDGTCFLSDKFYIGKTVRGESSSGAFKEKEKLRMLIIADPTEDLEWAQKEGEQIFRVLSEKVPSSRLEIEFIGGRQVTKLKLLSLIKGKNIIHYSGHLYFSDDPLENGWLISEGKILKAREIKNSGFNTDMVFSNSCQSNKSATRNLNADLMNNFAGSFLMSGIKSFIGTNWEIADNQNTIDFTIQFYTNLFADKSIGESLYLAKEHARRNYDPSDLTWTNYSLHGQPVIRVVSDPTKGKPVHKIINPSLIFKFYPNPIAASYYKFTEKQKEEALTSYQLMEHLIFAFEEFSKVIGGILFSDHQNHSLGKYIPNNPDDAYNTERWWELMFQCLHDFRKLEITPVVTDLPEILFANKDTISKMIQWIDLYSKGQIQPESADGYLITFQYYFENLLTELEELERISIFLVSTNSNNHLFFRGIKSESSLVAAPMIKQDFIGEQIEKYRGKVIVFHEDRMQIFPLNCNIVENPETKELELSFLGFLPSKPGNLPHGGL